In Brachybacterium fresconis, the genomic stretch GCGGCCACCAGGGCGTCGCCGATCCCGGTGGTGCCGCGTGCGGCCACGGCGTCGGGGCCGGTGCGGGCGGCGAGGTCCGATTCGACGGCGGCGCGCACCGCGGCGGCGGGCTCGACGTGGCCGAGATGGTCCAGCAGCAGGGCGACCGAGAGCACCGTGGCGGTGGGGTCGGCCAGGTCCTTCCCGGCGATGTCCGGGGCCGAGCCGTGGACGGGCTCGAACATCGAGGGGTAGGCGCCCGAGGGATTGAGGTTGCCGCTCGCGGCGAGCCCGATGCCGCCGCCGACGGCCGCCGCGAGATCGGTGACGATGTCGCCGAAGAGGTTGTCCGTGACGATGACGTCGAAGCGGCCCGGATCGGTGGCGAGGTAGATCATCGCGGCATCGACGTGCGCGTAGTCCACCGCGACCTCGGGGTGCTCGGCGCCGACCTCCTCGACGATCCGGCGCCACAGGTGACCGGCGTGGACGAGCACGTTGTGCTTGTGGACCAGGGTCAGCTTCTTGCGGCGCTGCTCGGCCTGCTCGAAGGCGTAGCGGACCACGCGCTCCACGCCGACGGCGGTGTTCAGGGAGACCTCGGTGGCGACCTCCAGCGCGGTGCCGGTGCGCATCGAGCCGCCGTTGCCGACGTACGGGCCCTCGGTGCCTTCACGGACCACCAGGAAGTCCATGTCCCCGGGGTCGACGAGCGGGGAGGGCACGCCCGGCAGCAGCTTGGTGGGGCGCAGGTTCACGTAGTGGTCGAAGCCGAAGCGGAGCTTCAGCAGCAGGCCCCGCTCGAGCACGCCCGAGGGGACGTCGGGGTCGCCCACGGCGCCCAGCAGGATCGCGTCGTGCTCTGCCAGCGCCGCCATGTCCTCGTCGGTGAGGGTCTCGCCGGTGCGGTGCCAGCGGCCGGCGCCGAGGTCGAACTCGGTGGTCGCGACGCTCACGCCGACGGGCTCCAGCGCGGCGCGCAGAGCGCGGACGCCCTGCGGGACGACCTCCTTCCCGATGCCGTCGCCAGCGATGACGGCGAGCTTGAGCACGGGCGGGACGGGGCTGTCGATATCACTCATGGGAACTCCGGTTCTGGGGTCTTCGCAGGCAGCGGGTCAGTAGACGAGGTCGACGGCGTGGATGGCGTGGGCGCCGATGCGCTCGCCGATCCGCTCGGCCAGGTCGCGGTCGACGGACTCGTCGAGGTCGAGGACCACGAGGGCCTCGGCTCCGCGGACGTTGCCCTTGCGCGAGACCTGCATGCCGGCGATGTTCACGCCGGCCTCCCCCAGCCCGGCGCCGTACTGGCCGATCAGGCCGGGGCCGTCGTCGTAGCGGATCAGCAGCATGTGGTCGCTCAGGGGCACGTCCAGGGCATGGCCGGCGACCTCGGTGAGCTTGTGCTCCTGGTCGACGCCGCTGAGGGTGCCGGAGACGGAGACGACCTCGCCGCCGCGCAGGGTGCCGCGCAGGGTGATGACGTTGCGGAAGCGCTCGGAGGTCTCATCGGTCACCAGCTGGACGGTGATGCCGCGCTCCTCGGCGATGACGGGAGCGTTGACGTAGCTGACCTGCTCGGTCACCACGGAGCGGAAGGCGCCGCGCAGCGCGGAGAGCTTCAGCGCCGTCACGTCGCGGGAGGCGATCTCTCCGTGCACCTCGATGTCGAGCAGCTCGGGCGATTCCCCGGCGATCGTGGTGAAGAGCTGGCCCAGCCGGTCGGCGAGGGCCACGCCGGGACGGACCTCGTCGTCGATGGCACCGCCGGCGACGTTCACGGCGTCGGGGACGAGCTCGCCGGCCAGCGCCAGGCGCACGGATTTCGCGACGGCGACTCCGGCCTTCTCCTGGGCCTCGGCCGTGGAGGCGCCCAGGTGCGGGGTGAGGGTGATGTTCTCGAGCTCGAGCAGGCGCTGCGCGCTCGCGGAGGTGGAGGGCGGCTCGGAGGTGTACACGTCCAGCCCGGCACCGGCGATGCGTCCGGTGGACAGCGCCTCGTACAGCGCGTCCTCGTCGATCAGCCCGCCGCGGGCCGCGTTGACGATGTGCAGGGAGGGCTTGGCGAGCGCGAACTGCTCGGCACCGATCAGGCCGGTGGTCTCGGGAGTCTTGGGCATGTGGACCGTGACCACGTCGGCCTCGGCCATGAGCTCGTCGAGCTCCACCACGCGGGCGCCGAGCTCGGCGGCCCGGGTGGGACTGACATAGGGGTCGTAGGCGAGCAGCTGCACGCCGAAGGGTGCCAGGCGCTCGGCGACCAGCTGGCCGATGCGACCGAAGCCCACCACGCCGACGGTCTTGCCCAGCAGCTCGACGCCGGCGAGCTGCTTGCGCTCCCACTTCCCGGCCTTCACGGAGGCGTCGGCGCGGCCGAGGTTGCGCAGCGAGGTCAGGATCAGGGCGACCGCGAGCTCGGCGGCGGAGGTGATGTTGGAGGTGGGGGCGTTGATGACCATGGCCCCGGCGGCGGTGGCGGCCGAGACGTCGACGTTGTCCAGTCCGACGCCGGCACGGGCGACGACCTTCAACTGCTTCGCGGCGGCGAACACCTCGGCGTCGACCTGGGTCGCGGAGCGGACCAGCAGGGCGTCGGCCCCGGAGACGGCGGTCAGGAGGGCGGCACGGTCGGTGCCGTCGACATGGCGGACGTCGGCATCGTCGCCGAAGACCTCGATGGTGGCGGGCGAGAGTTCTTCGGCGAGCAGCACGACGGGTCGCGTCATGGGATGTACCTCCGGGTCGGGTGGTGACTGTCGGGCGTGCCGTCGCCCGGACCGAGGAGAGCCTACGCCGCTGTCCGCCATGCGGTCACACAGGCCAGGATCCGAGACGGCCCGCCCCCGTCAGCCCCGATCCTCCTCCGACGCCCTCCTCGCCGAGGCCTTGGCCGCCTCTTTCGCCCGCATCCTCGCGCGATCGCGGTCCGCCCGCACCCGACCCTCCCGCTTCTCCAGCTCCCGCGCCCGACGCTGGGTGACCTTGCGCAGCGCGGTCACCGCGGCGAGCTCGGCCTCCGCGGCGGCGAGCTCCCCCTCGGGGCTCCGCGCCGGGTCGGACGGCGCGAGCTCGTGCTCCCCCGCCACAGAGCCGGCCTCGAACGTCCTCTCGATGCCCGGCATCAGCAGCGAGAGGGCGACACCGATGTCCTCGTCCTCCGCACCCCCCTCGCCCTCCGGCTCTTCACCCCCGAAGTACGCGCCGGATTCGATGACGGCCTGGGCGTCGGGGAACCGGCCGTCGACGACGATCTCCTGCAGCAGGCCACGGGTCGCCAGGACCACGTCCTCCTCCGGGCCGTCCATCTCCCGCCCCAGCGAGGCGAACCCGCGGGCGTTGACGGCCAGCAGCATCAGCACGGCCAGCTTGTCGTCGTCGGTGGCCGGCAGCGAGCGCATCGCCCGCATTCCGGCGTCGACGGCACGGACCTGCCCCGGCATGAGCATGGTCTCGTGCGACAGCGGGATGTCCAGGGACCACGGGTGGCTGCGGTAGATCCCGACCACGATCCGCATCCACTGCTCGAGGCCCGCCCGCCAGTCCTCGTCGTCGATCGCCCACGTCCCACCCCCGGTGACCCCGTCGAGCATGAGCCGCTGGAGGTCGTCCTTCGAGGAGACGTAGCGATACAGCGCCATCGTCGTGAAGTCGAACGCCCGGGCGACGCGCTGCATGGTCACCGCGGCCAGACCCTCGGCATCGGCGATCTCGATGGCGGCCTCGACGATGCGCTCATGGCTCAGCTCGCGTCGGGGGCCACGCTGCGGCGCCGCCACGAGACCCCAGGCCATCGCCACCAATCGCGAGGCCCCCTCATGATCCTGCCCGGCCATCCTCATTCCTCCTGCTCCTGGCGAGACCCCTGACGCTTCAGCGTACGTCACACACAGTTCCTCCGCCCACCTCTTGTGCGCCCACTGCGTGCGCTACATACTGTTTATCGCGCATACAGCATGTGACACACACAGATTGGAGCGGCCATGGGTGTCCCCCTCGAGATCTCCGGGATCACGAAGTCCTATCGCGATCCCGTCCTGGACCATCTGGACCTCACCCTCGACGGCGGCGTGTTCGCCCTGCTCGGCCCGAACGGCGCCGGCAAGACCACCCTCGTCTCGATCCTCACCACCCTCGTACGTCCGGACTCCGGCAGCGCACGCATCGCGGGCGTGGACGTGGTCCGCGCTCCGCGCGAAGCCCGACGCCTCATCGCCGCGACCGGGCAGGAGACCACGCTCGACGACCTCCTGACGGGACGGGAGAATCTCGCCATGCTCGGCAGGCTCCTGGGCCTCGGACGCACGGCTCCGGGCCGCGCCGACGAGCTGCTCGAGCAGTTCGGCCTCGCACCGGCGGGGCGGCGCACCGTGGCCACCTACTCCGGGGGCATGCGGCGTCGACTCGATCTGGCCGCCTCGCTCATCGCCCAGCCCGCCATCCTGTTCTTGGACGAGCCGAACATGCTCAAGGGTGATACGTATCGTGCTTCGTATCTCCAGTGTACCGACTTCAAGCTGGCGGCATGACGAAGACAGTTGAGCTGTGCGAAGTCCGGGGTGTGAGCGATGTGTCGCTCACACCCCGGGTTCGACGGTGGCTGGGTTACTTGTACTCACCCACAACCTGGTAAAGACCAGGGCTCGCCTTCGCGATGCCCGCGGTCTTCTTGGCGTACTCAGCCGCCTCCGGGTCGGACTGGGTCGCCTTGACATCATCGGCAGACTCCCACTGGGCCACGTTGAGCACGCGCGTCTTGTCGGCGCTGGCGAGCAGGGTGACAGAGATGAAACCGGGCCGGTGCTTCATCACCTTCTCGGTACCCTCCTTCAGCAGCTCGACGAGTTCCGGCTGCTTCTCCGGCTCGACGTCGATGACGTTGACGAAAGTGACTGGATTGGACATTGCGATCCTCCGTTGGGTTCGAGTTCGACCGGAGTCGATTCACATGGAGCCGAGTTCCGGGGGCACTGCTTCCGCGCCTAGTAGACAGACGAGCTAGCTGACGAGAGTGTGAGGCGTGTAGGACGTCTCGCTGCTCCTCGACGGTCAGAGCGGGCTAGAGCGACCCCGTTGCGCGTCAGTGACGACGCACCCCGAAGCCCGCGGGTGTGCGACCGAGACTGTAGGCAACGCGCTCAGTCTTGACCCTCACTCCTGGCAAGAACCCCCACCGGCTTAGATGAGTAACCCGGAGATCGGACCGCGGTTCGGAGCAGGAATCAGAATCGTCACCCAACTTCCCCCAGGTCACAGATATGTGCGGATCAAACCCATGGAACTTGAACGTATTATCCTCCCGGCGAACCAGGCCGGTCCTAAATTCAGCTACTGCTTCAGGAACACTGACAACAAGGCTGACCTCCACGTGTTCAGGAACTGCATGCAATGCAGCGAACGCGAGATCTTCGTGTTCCCAGTCTACGTAGATAGCGACATGACGAACCGACCGACTCAATACACGACTGAAACGAGCATTGGCGAGGAGGGATACGAGGTAGCCCGGCGATGTTGATATGTACCGGACTTGAGCGTCCGGCATAGCACTCCAGCATTGACGCGCACCCTCGTCGCAGGAACCAATGGGGACTTCCCGAAGGGTCGCCTCATCGGGGTCTACAAGGTACGGACGCCTCCCCAACCTTCTAGCTCGCTCGGCACTCACGGCAATAGCAAATTGAGCGTCCGGCGCTAACGCAATTAGCGTGCAATCCCCTCCAAGGGCAGGTGGTTTACTGTATCCCGATACGCGCCAGGTCACCAGCTGATCAAGCCAACGCTCCAGCAAGGGCAGACCTGCGCCTCGAAAACCAGCCCTGACGATACGCTCCGCACGAGGAAGCCCAGCCGGAATGAGACTCAAGCCCTTGGCCTCGTCAGGCACTCCTGTCCAGTCGGTGAACATATCCAACTGCTCTGGGGTTCGTACATCCTCCAGCGGGTCAAAAGGCAATGACGGACGAGACGCAACCCAAAATGGCGAGCCCGTACGCGATGAAAAGTGCCGCTTCATCAGGCTACGCACTGAGAGCGCAGCCTCATCATCATCAGAACGTCTGCCCAGATCGTCCGTCTGTGACGCGCAGGAGTTCACGGCTGAAGCCTCGAAACCACCCAGTCAGATCCCCGGCGTGAGAAGAGCAGTCGCTCATGCAGCCTGTCACGGCCGTTTGCCCAGAACTCGATGTCGGAAGGTTGAATCTCGAAAGCCCTATAGGTTACCGGTCTCGGTAATGGGGCATCCTCGGCGAGTTGCACGGCCGTCTGGCGGAGGCCTTCAACATCACCTAGAGGACGGCTTTGACAGGAAGCAACGGACATCGCGTGTGTGCCGAGGGGGCGTCGTTGCCACATCCTGTCGGCAACGGTCTCGTCTAGGCATTGGATAGAACCGCGGATGCACACCTGCTCGCTGGTTTCACGCCAGTAAAACAGCGCTGCCACCTTCGGATTCGCCAGAGCTTCCTGGCCTTTAGGGGAGTTGGAGTGAGA encodes the following:
- a CDS encoding 3-isopropylmalate dehydrogenase — protein: MSDIDSPVPPVLKLAVIAGDGIGKEVVPQGVRALRAALEPVGVSVATTEFDLGAGRWHRTGETLTDEDMAALAEHDAILLGAVGDPDVPSGVLERGLLLKLRFGFDHYVNLRPTKLLPGVPSPLVDPGDMDFLVVREGTEGPYVGNGGSMRTGTALEVATEVSLNTAVGVERVVRYAFEQAEQRRKKLTLVHKHNVLVHAGHLWRRIVEEVGAEHPEVAVDYAHVDAAMIYLATDPGRFDVIVTDNLFGDIVTDLAAAVGGGIGLAASGNLNPSGAYPSMFEPVHGSAPDIAGKDLADPTATVLSVALLLDHLGHVEPAAAVRAAVESDLAARTGPDAVAARGTTGIGDALVAAIAGR
- the serA gene encoding phosphoglycerate dehydrogenase; the protein is MTRPVVLLAEELSPATIEVFGDDADVRHVDGTDRAALLTAVSGADALLVRSATQVDAEVFAAAKQLKVVARAGVGLDNVDVSAATAAGAMVINAPTSNITSAAELAVALILTSLRNLGRADASVKAGKWERKQLAGVELLGKTVGVVGFGRIGQLVAERLAPFGVQLLAYDPYVSPTRAAELGARVVELDELMAEADVVTVHMPKTPETTGLIGAEQFALAKPSLHIVNAARGGLIDEDALYEALSTGRIAGAGLDVYTSEPPSTSASAQRLLELENITLTPHLGASTAEAQEKAGVAVAKSVRLALAGELVPDAVNVAGGAIDDEVRPGVALADRLGQLFTTIAGESPELLDIEVHGEIASRDVTALKLSALRGAFRSVVTEQVSYVNAPVIAEERGITVQLVTDETSERFRNVITLRGTLRGGEVVSVSGTLSGVDQEHKLTEVAGHALDVPLSDHMLLIRYDDGPGLIGQYGAGLGEAGVNIAGMQVSRKGNVRGAEALVVLDLDESVDRDLAERIGERIGAHAIHAVDLVY
- a CDS encoding TetR/AcrR family transcriptional regulator: MAGQDHEGASRLVAMAWGLVAAPQRGPRRELSHERIVEAAIEIADAEGLAAVTMQRVARAFDFTTMALYRYVSSKDDLQRLMLDGVTGGGTWAIDDEDWRAGLEQWMRIVVGIYRSHPWSLDIPLSHETMLMPGQVRAVDAGMRAMRSLPATDDDKLAVLMLLAVNARGFASLGREMDGPEEDVVLATRGLLQEIVVDGRFPDAQAVIESGAYFGGEEPEGEGGAEDEDIGVALSLLMPGIERTFEAGSVAGEHELAPSDPARSPEGELAAAEAELAAVTALRKVTQRRARELEKREGRVRADRDRARMRAKEAAKASARRASEEDRG
- a CDS encoding ABC transporter ATP-binding protein; this translates as MGVPLEISGITKSYRDPVLDHLDLTLDGGVFALLGPNGAGKTTLVSILTTLVRPDSGSARIAGVDVVRAPREARRLIAATGQETTLDDLLTGRENLAMLGRLLGLGRTAPGRADELLEQFGLAPAGRRTVATYSGGMRRRLDLAASLIAQPAILFLDEPNMLKGDTYRASYLQCTDFKLAA
- a CDS encoding antibiotic biosynthesis monooxygenase family protein, translating into MSNPVTFVNVIDVEPEKQPELVELLKEGTEKVMKHRPGFISVTLLASADKTRVLNVAQWESADDVKATQSDPEAAEYAKKTAGIAKASPGLYQVVGEYK
- a CDS encoding pyridoxal 5'-phosphate synthase — translated: MNDNLSETLTGHIEVDFPEYLDPPGEPFELMTSWLKRAVRLGVREPLAMALATSTNAGQPSIRTVALAELTTAGLIFTSHSNSPKGQEALANPKVAALFYWRETSEQVCIRGSIQCLDETVADRMWQRRPLGTHAMSVASCQSRPLGDVEGLRQTAVQLAEDAPLPRPVTYRAFEIQPSDIEFWANGRDRLHERLLFSRRGSDWVVSRLQP